Proteins from one Primulina huaijiensis isolate GDHJ02 chromosome 18, ASM1229523v2, whole genome shotgun sequence genomic window:
- the LOC140965207 gene encoding uncharacterized protein isoform X2, producing MGKDKHQTAEAANGAAPSEHRHRTSKSNYDSESEPDPDSDSDTDLEEGSRKSEARRKRSMSSKSRTRTSGLNRKRSGDSDSCSSSSDYDSESESSESESESDYSSDSEEERRRRRKERKEKKMRKRREEEKKRKDKKSRDKKKEKDKGKKGAVTNSWGKYGIIKETDMWNKMPEFIAWLVEVKQVNLESLPNWEERQLFKDFMEDHNTATFPSKKYYDLDAYYLAKMKKEEKREYSKVQDTERTVFDDEEQRMLKQ from the exons ATGGGCAAGGACAAGCACCAAACCGCCGAAGCGGCCAACGGAGCCGCTCCGTCAGAACACCGCCACCGCACGTCCAAATCCAATTATGATTCCGAGTCAGAACCCGACCCAGACTCCGACTCAGACACCGACCTCGAAGAGGGATCTAGAAAATCAGAAGCTAGGAGAAAACGAAGCATGAGCAGTAAGAGTAGAACCCGAACCTCCGGTTTGAATAGAAAACGGTCTGGAGACAGTGATTCTTGTTCGTCATCTTCGGATTACGATTCAGAGTCGGAATCCTCTGAATCGGAATCCGAGTCTGACTACTCATCGGATTCGGAGGAGGAGAGGAGGCGCCGGAGGAAGGAGAGGAAGGAGAAGAAGATGAGGAAGAgaagagaagaagagaagaagaggaaggATAAGAAAAGTCGTGATAAGAAGAAAGAGAAAGATAAGGGGAAGAAAGGTGCCGTCACCAACTCGTGGGGAAAGTATGGAATTATCAAAGAAACTGATATGTG GAATAAAATGCCAGAGTTTATTGCGTGGTTAGTAGAAGTGAAGCAG GTGAATCTGGAAAGTCTGCCTAATTGGGAAGAGAGGCAGCTGTTTAAAGa TTTCATGGAGGATCATAACACGGCTACATTTCCATCAAAAAA ATATTATGATCTTGATGCTTACTATCTTGCTAAAATGAAAAAGGAAGAGAAAAGGGAAtattcaaaggttcaagacaCAGAACGAACTGTGTTCGATGATGAAGAACAGCGGAT GCTCAAGCAATGA
- the LOC140964152 gene encoding uncharacterized protein isoform X1 → MPSGPKKRKAARKKETLGNTQSSIEEDSGSKLESINENTAMPAVDDGLDSNKENSSLSVVEETDELVGNDHGEVLNSNKENPVVEAGMGLSCVDDSVVVVQEYDQALLKNMYAHQISEQLEGLKKMVFEVLFEVDKTRTTLHELLDGFTKIQQIIFEQ, encoded by the exons ATGCCGTCTGGACCGAAGAAGAGGAAAGCTGCCAGGAAGAAGGAAACTCTAGGAAACACTCAATCATCTATTGAAG AAGACTCCGGTAGTAAACTCGAATCGATTAATGAAAACACAGCAATGCCTGCAGTTGATGATGGGTTGGACTCGAACAAAGAGAATTCATCTCTCTCTGTGGTTGAAGAGACGGATGAGTTGGTTGGCAATGACCATGGCGAAGTTTTGAACTCGAATAAAGAAAACCCAGTCGTTGAAGCTGGCATGGGATTAAGCTGTGTTGACGATAGTGTTGTGGTGGTTCAAGAATATGATCAAGCTTTGTTGAAAAATATGTACGCCCACCAGATTTCAGAGCAGTTGGAAGGATTGAAGAAGATGGTTTTTGAAGTACTGTTTGAAGTAGACAAAACGAGAACAACTCTTCATGAACTACTTGATGGTTTTACTAAAATTCAGCAGATTATTTTTGAGCAGTAA
- the LOC140964221 gene encoding protein STRUBBELIG-RECEPTOR FAMILY 3-like isoform X1 — protein sequence MGGNKSGVNCLGFEILIGFTLVCAIRMCFGFTNPNDVAAINSLYVSLGSPSLPGWVVAGGDPCGQPWQGVGCDSTNSFIISIKLIGANLGGELGDNLRAFSSIQDIELSNNLIGGSIPNNLPNTLVTFFLSDNKLTGNIPSSLSYLSSLSAMSLNNNKLTGEIPDAFEGLTLLVNLDLSSNNLSGKLPPSMGTLPTLTTLHLQNNQLSGTLDVLQAPPLKDLDIRNNLFSGPIPVKLSSIPNFRKDGNPFNVNIAPLPPPISSGPPAPPSFPGPNSDKTPPNSNKSPPTSGQRPGKQVDGPSAAEESNSGNSKNSPSTKRILWISIASVLSFIILLLAALLFIPRCLRERREMYRTPKRREVTPYNGARENPQGGGSVVQPRNDEAKGSPLVLLRAKEENQPIALRSIPKPRGDEEEVNKKQMSGMPRKNYHEIYLNGFDLDVMPPPPPPQPFPPQKVIVNPIAAVEATAEKPMRLPATSVKSYTIASLQQYTNSFSQENLVGGGMLGNVYRADLPDGKLLAIKKLDKRVTNQQKDDQFIELVNNLDKIRHANVVELMGYCAEHGQRLLIYGYCTFGTLQDALHSDDEFKKKLSWNTRIRMVLGAARALEYLHEVCEPPVIHRNFKSANVLLDDELSVRVSDCGLAPLISSGAVSQLSGQLLTTYGYGAPEFESGVYTSKSDVYSFGVVMLELLTGRKSYDRTRTRGEQFLVRWAIPQLHDINALSRMVDPALSGNYPVKSLSHFADIISRCVQAEPEFRPPVSEVVQDLIRMIRKESPSRLSEGD from the exons ATGGGTGGGAACAAATCTGGTGTGAATTGCCTCGGTTTCGAGATCTTGATTGGGTTTACTTTGGTTTGCGCTATCCGAATGTGCTTTGGATTTACCAATCCTAATGATG TTGCTGCTATCAATAGCTTATATGTTTCATTGGGTTCTCCCTCTCTTCCGGGATGGGTTGTTGCTGGTGGAGACCCATGTGGTCAACCTTGGCAAGGTGTTGGCTGTGATAGTACGAACTCGTTCATAATTTCAAT AAAACTTATTGGAGCTAATTTAGGTGGAGAATTGGGTGACAATCTCAGAGCTTTTTCTTCCATTCAAGATAT AGAACTGAGCAACAACCTTATCGGGGGCAGCATTCCTAATAATTTACCTAATACTTTGGTAACCTT TTTTCTTTCAGATAACAAGCTAACTGGAAATATACCTAGTTCTTTATCATATCTGAGTAGCCTATCAGCAAT GTCTCTTAACAACAACAAATTAACCGGAGAAATTCCAGATGCTTTTGAAGGCCTAACACTGTTGGTCAATTT AGATTTGTCGAGTAACAATTTGAGTGGGAAGTTGCCACCATCAATGGGAACTTTGCCGACTCTTACTACCCT TCATTTGCAGAATAATCAGCTCTCTGGAACTCTTGATGTCTTACAAGCTCCTCCTCTTAAAGATTT AGATATACGAAATAATCTATTTTCTGGACCAATACCTGTAAAGTTGTCAAGCATTCCCAATTTTCG AAAAGATGGGAATCCATTCAATGTTAACATTGCACCATTACCTCCACCGATTTCCTCAGGACCACCAGCACCACCATCTTTTCCAGGACCAAATTCTGATAAGACGCCACCAAATTCCAACAAATCACCTCCGACTTCTGGACAAAGACCTGGAAAACAGGTTGATGGGCCATCTGCTGCAGAGGAATCAAATTCCGGAAATTCAAAAAATTCTCCGAGCACAAAAAGAATTTTATGGATCTCCATTGCATCTGTGTTGTCGTTCATAATACTCCTGCTAGCAGCCCTACTTTTTATTCCAAGATGCCTTCGTGAAAGAAGGGAAATGTATAGAACCCCAAAACGGCGTGAAGTAACTCCATATAACGGAGCTAGAGAAAATCCTCAAGGCGGTGGTTCAGTTGTTCAACCTAGAAATGATGAAGCGAAGG GTTCACCTCTTGTTCTTCTGAGGGCAAAGGAAGAAAATCAACCAATAGCATTACGTTCAATTCCCAAACCACGTGGTGATGAAGAGGAGGTTAATAAGAAACAAATGAGTGGAATGCCTAGGAAGAACTATCATGAAATATACTTGAATGGATTTGATTTAGATGTAATGCCGCCGCCTCCTCCACCCCAACCTTTTCCACCACAGAAGGTTATTGTAAACCCTATTGCAGCAGTTGAAGCCACAGCTGAAAAGCCTATGCGTCTTCCTGCCACTTCTGTGAAATCTTACACGATAGCATCTCTTCAGCAGTACACAAATAGCTTTTCACAAGAAAATCTTGTCGGGGGTGGAATGCTAGGAAATGTTTACAGGGCAGATCTACCTGATGGAAAG TTGCTTGCAATCAAGAAATTGGACAAAAGAGTTACCAACCAACAGAAGGATGATCAATTCATTGAGTTGGTTAATAATCTCGATAAAATTCGACATGCTAATGTTGTCGAGCTCATGGGTTATTGTGCTGAACATGGACAAAGACTGCTCATCTATGGATATTGTACTTTTGGAACACTTCAGGATGCTCTGCACTCTGACGATGAATTTAAGAAAAAACTTTCATGGAACACTCGTATCAGGATGGTACTTGGAGCTGCAAGAGCATTAGA GTATCTTCATGAGGTCTGTGAACCACCTGTAATTCACAGAAATTTCAAGTCGGCTAATGTTCTACTCGATGATGAACTCTCTGTCCGTGTCTCTGATTGTGGTTTGGCTCCATTGATATCCTCTGGAGCTGTAAGTCag TTGTCAGGCCAGCTTCTCACAACCTATGGATATGGTGCCCCCGAATTTGAGTCTGGAGTATACACTTCAAAGAGTGATGTTTACAGTTTTGGAGTCGTCATGTTGGAACTGTTAACGGGCAGGAAGTCTTACGATCG GACAAGGACTCGAGGAGAGCAATTTTTGGTAAGATGGGCAATTCCTCAGCTTCATGACATTAATGCCTTGTCGAGGATGGTTGATCCTGCTCTGAGTGGAAATTATCCGGTGAAATCTTTATCACACTTCGCTGACATTATCTCCCGCTGTGTCCAG GCGGAACCTGAATTCAGGCCACCAGTGTCTGAAGTTGTGCAGGACCTTATACGAATGATAAGGAAGGAATCTCCTAGTAGATTGTCGGAAGGAGATTAA
- the LOC140964467 gene encoding plant intracellular Ras-group-related LRR protein 6, with protein sequence MDRVLKAARASGSLNLSNRFLREVPDEVYRSLDAVGQDEKWWEAVDLQKLILAHNSIVSLKEDLRNLSSVSILNVSHNELSRLPSAIGELQMLKSLDVSFNSIVEIPEAIGSATSLIKFDCSNNQLCSLPSSLGNCVNLSEIKVSNNNISCLPEELANCSMLTKLNVEGNKLETLSNNVIASCTMLTELNASKNMLSSIPESVGCLSRLIRFELHQNRLSSIPSSIKGCSSLLEFYIGCNALTSLPAEIGSLTQLGTFDLQSNQLKEFPVEACSLHLSVLDLSNNSLSGLPLEIGLMTTLHKLLLTGNPLRTLRSSLVSGPTPALLRYLRSRLPTAEESAATTSVKEDVVSMAARLSLTSKEISLTELSLDVIPSDVWKSSDITKINLSGNSIAELPLEIKSFVSLEALILSKNKIVEWPGAVLSSLPKLICLKLDGNPLKKIPSDGFAAASKLQVLDLSGTAGSLPENPEFSSLSELQELYLRRMQISAFPLDIISLQLLRILDLSQNSLQLIPASIKSLTSLAELDLSDNNISSVPPELGLLEPSLQVLRLDGNPLRSIRRAILDRGTKAVLKYLKEKLVEQ encoded by the exons ATGGATCGAGTCCTAAAAGCTGCACGGGCATCCGGTTCTCTTAATCTTTCCAATCGCTTTCTCAG GGAAGTTCCAGATGAGGTGTACAGAAGTTTGGATGCCGTGGGTCAAGATGAGAAGTGGTGGGAG GCTGTGGATCTTCAGAAGCTGATTTTGGCGCATAATAGTATTGTATCACTGAAAGAAGACCTTAGAAATTTGTCTTCAGTGTCCATATTGAATGTCAGCCACAATGAGCTTTCACGCCTTCCCTCGGCTATTGGAGA ACTCCAGATGCTTAAATCGTTAGATGTATCATTTAATTCAATCGTGGAGATTCCAGAAGCAATTGGATCAGCAACCTCTCTCATTAA GTTCGACTGTTCTAACaaccaactctgctctctcccgAGTTCCCTAGGAAATTGCGTGAATTTGTCAGAGATTAAG GTATCAAACAACAATATATCTTGCTTGCCAGAAGAACTAGCAAATTGTTCGATGTTAACAAAGTTGAATGTTGAG GGAAACAAGCTAGAAACACTATCCAATAATGTCATTGCATCATGCACTATGCTTACCGAACTTAATGCAT CAAAAAACATGCTAAGCAGCATTCCTGAGAGTGTTGGATGCCTTTCACGTTTAATTCGGTTTGAGCTTCACCAAAACA GACTATCCTCAATTCCATCATCAATTAAGGGTTGTTCATCCCTGTTAGAGTTTTACATAGG GTGTAATGCTTTGACTTCATTACCAGCAGAAATTGGATCATTGACTCAGTTGGGGACATTTGATTTGCAGTCAAACCAG CTGAAAGAGTTTCCTGTGGAGGCATGCAGTCTGCATCTTTCAGTTCTAGACCTGTCTAATAATTCATTATCTGGTTTGCCCCTTGAGATCG GCTTGATGACAACACTGCACAAACTTTTACTCACTGGGAACCCACTGCGAACACTTCGGAG TTCCTTGGTATCTGGACCTACACCTGCTCTATTGAGGTATCTTCGAAGTAGACTACCAACTGCTGAAG AGTCTGCAGCTACCACATCAGTGAAAGAGGATGTTGTTTCCATGGCTGCTCGATTGTCTCTGACATCAAAA GAAATTTCTTTGACTGAACTTAGCTTGGATGTGATCCCATCTGATGTATGGAAGTCAAGTGACATTACAAAGATAAATCTTTCAGGAAATTCAATTGCAGAATTACCCTTGGAAATTAAGTCCTTTGTTTCTCTTGAG GCTTTGATTCTGTCGAAGAACAAGATAGTAGAGTGGCCTGGTGCAGTTTTGTCATCACTTCCTAAACTAATATGCTTGAAACTTGATGGAAATCCACTCAAAAAG ATCCCATCAGATGGCTTTGCAGCTGCCTCCAAGCTCCAGGTTCTTGATTTGAGTGGGACTGCAGGTTCTTTACCAGAAAACCCAGAATTTTCAAGTTTATCAGAGCTGCAGGAACTTTACCTGAG ACGGATGCAAATTTCAGCATTTCCTTTGGATATAATTTCCTTACAGCTTCTAAGGATTCTTGATTTGAGTCAAAATTCACTTCAATTGATTCCAGCA AGCATAAAAAGCCTGACTTCTCTTGCAGAGCTTGACCTTTCAGACAATAATATTTCTTCAGTTCCACCAGAACTG GGTTTGCTCGAACCCAGCCTGCAGGTGTTGAGACTTGATGGAAACCCATTGAGAAG CATTCGGAGGGCGATTTTGGACAGAGGAACAAAAGCTGTCTTGAAATATTTGAAGGAGAAACTTGTTGAGCAATAA
- the LOC140964152 gene encoding uncharacterized protein isoform X2: MPSGPKKRKAARKKETLGNTQSSIEDSGSKLESINENTAMPAVDDGLDSNKENSSLSVVEETDELVGNDHGEVLNSNKENPVVEAGMGLSCVDDSVVVVQEYDQALLKNMYAHQISEQLEGLKKMVFEVLFEVDKTRTTLHELLDGFTKIQQIIFEQ, from the exons ATGCCGTCTGGACCGAAGAAGAGGAAAGCTGCCAGGAAGAAGGAAACTCTAGGAAACACTCAATCATCTATTGAAG ACTCCGGTAGTAAACTCGAATCGATTAATGAAAACACAGCAATGCCTGCAGTTGATGATGGGTTGGACTCGAACAAAGAGAATTCATCTCTCTCTGTGGTTGAAGAGACGGATGAGTTGGTTGGCAATGACCATGGCGAAGTTTTGAACTCGAATAAAGAAAACCCAGTCGTTGAAGCTGGCATGGGATTAAGCTGTGTTGACGATAGTGTTGTGGTGGTTCAAGAATATGATCAAGCTTTGTTGAAAAATATGTACGCCCACCAGATTTCAGAGCAGTTGGAAGGATTGAAGAAGATGGTTTTTGAAGTACTGTTTGAAGTAGACAAAACGAGAACAACTCTTCATGAACTACTTGATGGTTTTACTAAAATTCAGCAGATTATTTTTGAGCAGTAA
- the LOC140964221 gene encoding protein STRUBBELIG-RECEPTOR FAMILY 3-like isoform X2, with protein sequence MSLNNNKLTGEIPDAFEGLTLLVNLDLSSNNLSGKLPPSMGTLPTLTTLHLQNNQLSGTLDVLQAPPLKDLDIRNNLFSGPIPVKLSSIPNFRKDGNPFNVNIAPLPPPISSGPPAPPSFPGPNSDKTPPNSNKSPPTSGQRPGKQVDGPSAAEESNSGNSKNSPSTKRILWISIASVLSFIILLLAALLFIPRCLRERREMYRTPKRREVTPYNGARENPQGGGSVVQPRNDEAKGSPLVLLRAKEENQPIALRSIPKPRGDEEEVNKKQMSGMPRKNYHEIYLNGFDLDVMPPPPPPQPFPPQKVIVNPIAAVEATAEKPMRLPATSVKSYTIASLQQYTNSFSQENLVGGGMLGNVYRADLPDGKLLAIKKLDKRVTNQQKDDQFIELVNNLDKIRHANVVELMGYCAEHGQRLLIYGYCTFGTLQDALHSDDEFKKKLSWNTRIRMVLGAARALEYLHEVCEPPVIHRNFKSANVLLDDELSVRVSDCGLAPLISSGAVSQLSGQLLTTYGYGAPEFESGVYTSKSDVYSFGVVMLELLTGRKSYDRTRTRGEQFLVRWAIPQLHDINALSRMVDPALSGNYPVKSLSHFADIISRCVQAEPEFRPPVSEVVQDLIRMIRKESPSRLSEGD encoded by the exons AT GTCTCTTAACAACAACAAATTAACCGGAGAAATTCCAGATGCTTTTGAAGGCCTAACACTGTTGGTCAATTT AGATTTGTCGAGTAACAATTTGAGTGGGAAGTTGCCACCATCAATGGGAACTTTGCCGACTCTTACTACCCT TCATTTGCAGAATAATCAGCTCTCTGGAACTCTTGATGTCTTACAAGCTCCTCCTCTTAAAGATTT AGATATACGAAATAATCTATTTTCTGGACCAATACCTGTAAAGTTGTCAAGCATTCCCAATTTTCG AAAAGATGGGAATCCATTCAATGTTAACATTGCACCATTACCTCCACCGATTTCCTCAGGACCACCAGCACCACCATCTTTTCCAGGACCAAATTCTGATAAGACGCCACCAAATTCCAACAAATCACCTCCGACTTCTGGACAAAGACCTGGAAAACAGGTTGATGGGCCATCTGCTGCAGAGGAATCAAATTCCGGAAATTCAAAAAATTCTCCGAGCACAAAAAGAATTTTATGGATCTCCATTGCATCTGTGTTGTCGTTCATAATACTCCTGCTAGCAGCCCTACTTTTTATTCCAAGATGCCTTCGTGAAAGAAGGGAAATGTATAGAACCCCAAAACGGCGTGAAGTAACTCCATATAACGGAGCTAGAGAAAATCCTCAAGGCGGTGGTTCAGTTGTTCAACCTAGAAATGATGAAGCGAAGG GTTCACCTCTTGTTCTTCTGAGGGCAAAGGAAGAAAATCAACCAATAGCATTACGTTCAATTCCCAAACCACGTGGTGATGAAGAGGAGGTTAATAAGAAACAAATGAGTGGAATGCCTAGGAAGAACTATCATGAAATATACTTGAATGGATTTGATTTAGATGTAATGCCGCCGCCTCCTCCACCCCAACCTTTTCCACCACAGAAGGTTATTGTAAACCCTATTGCAGCAGTTGAAGCCACAGCTGAAAAGCCTATGCGTCTTCCTGCCACTTCTGTGAAATCTTACACGATAGCATCTCTTCAGCAGTACACAAATAGCTTTTCACAAGAAAATCTTGTCGGGGGTGGAATGCTAGGAAATGTTTACAGGGCAGATCTACCTGATGGAAAG TTGCTTGCAATCAAGAAATTGGACAAAAGAGTTACCAACCAACAGAAGGATGATCAATTCATTGAGTTGGTTAATAATCTCGATAAAATTCGACATGCTAATGTTGTCGAGCTCATGGGTTATTGTGCTGAACATGGACAAAGACTGCTCATCTATGGATATTGTACTTTTGGAACACTTCAGGATGCTCTGCACTCTGACGATGAATTTAAGAAAAAACTTTCATGGAACACTCGTATCAGGATGGTACTTGGAGCTGCAAGAGCATTAGA GTATCTTCATGAGGTCTGTGAACCACCTGTAATTCACAGAAATTTCAAGTCGGCTAATGTTCTACTCGATGATGAACTCTCTGTCCGTGTCTCTGATTGTGGTTTGGCTCCATTGATATCCTCTGGAGCTGTAAGTCag TTGTCAGGCCAGCTTCTCACAACCTATGGATATGGTGCCCCCGAATTTGAGTCTGGAGTATACACTTCAAAGAGTGATGTTTACAGTTTTGGAGTCGTCATGTTGGAACTGTTAACGGGCAGGAAGTCTTACGATCG GACAAGGACTCGAGGAGAGCAATTTTTGGTAAGATGGGCAATTCCTCAGCTTCATGACATTAATGCCTTGTCGAGGATGGTTGATCCTGCTCTGAGTGGAAATTATCCGGTGAAATCTTTATCACACTTCGCTGACATTATCTCCCGCTGTGTCCAG GCGGAACCTGAATTCAGGCCACCAGTGTCTGAAGTTGTGCAGGACCTTATACGAATGATAAGGAAGGAATCTCCTAGTAGATTGTCGGAAGGAGATTAA
- the LOC140964953 gene encoding uncharacterized protein produces the protein MKKSGIFAASVAAASATAISNSCSSSSKIHFPHEDCFQRKSNEDSAVQGASSSDKFAPRFDGLRFIETLVTAHR, from the exons ATGAAGAAATCAGGAATCTTCGCAGCTTCTGTTGCCGCTGCTTCCGCAACTGCCATCTCCAATTCTTGTTCATCCTCCTCAAAAATTCACTTTCCTCATGAG GATTGTTTCCAAAGGAAAAGTAACGAGGATTCAGCAGTGCAGGGCGCCTCGTCTTCGGATAAATTTGCGCCCAGGTTTGATGGGTTGAGATTCATAGAGACTCTGGTCACTGCTCATAGATAA
- the LOC140965207 gene encoding uncharacterized protein isoform X1, translating to MGKDKHQTAEAANGAAPSEHRHRTSKSNYDSESEPDPDSDSDTDLEEGSRKSEARRKRSMSSKSRTRTSGLNRKRSGDSDSCSSSSDYDSESESSESESESDYSSDSEEERRRRRKERKEKKMRKRREEEKKRKDKKSRDKKKEKDKGKKGAVTNSWGKYGIIKETDMWNKMPEFIAWLVEVKQVNLESLPNWEERQLFKDFMEDHNTATFPSKKYYDLDAYYLAKMKKEEKREYSKVQDTERTVFDDEEQRMQELRIERERQKEEQVVALKGSMRSGMAQAMKEQALLRE from the exons ATGGGCAAGGACAAGCACCAAACCGCCGAAGCGGCCAACGGAGCCGCTCCGTCAGAACACCGCCACCGCACGTCCAAATCCAATTATGATTCCGAGTCAGAACCCGACCCAGACTCCGACTCAGACACCGACCTCGAAGAGGGATCTAGAAAATCAGAAGCTAGGAGAAAACGAAGCATGAGCAGTAAGAGTAGAACCCGAACCTCCGGTTTGAATAGAAAACGGTCTGGAGACAGTGATTCTTGTTCGTCATCTTCGGATTACGATTCAGAGTCGGAATCCTCTGAATCGGAATCCGAGTCTGACTACTCATCGGATTCGGAGGAGGAGAGGAGGCGCCGGAGGAAGGAGAGGAAGGAGAAGAAGATGAGGAAGAgaagagaagaagagaagaagaggaaggATAAGAAAAGTCGTGATAAGAAGAAAGAGAAAGATAAGGGGAAGAAAGGTGCCGTCACCAACTCGTGGGGAAAGTATGGAATTATCAAAGAAACTGATATGTG GAATAAAATGCCAGAGTTTATTGCGTGGTTAGTAGAAGTGAAGCAG GTGAATCTGGAAAGTCTGCCTAATTGGGAAGAGAGGCAGCTGTTTAAAGa TTTCATGGAGGATCATAACACGGCTACATTTCCATCAAAAAA ATATTATGATCTTGATGCTTACTATCTTGCTAAAATGAAAAAGGAAGAGAAAAGGGAAtattcaaaggttcaagacaCAGAACGAACTGTGTTCGATGATGAAGAACAGCGGAT GCAAGAACTTCGGATAGAACGGGAAAGACAGAAGGAAGAACAAGTGGTAGCATTAAAGGGTTCCATGCGAAGTGGAATG GCTCAAGCAATGAAAGAGCAAGCTCTGCTGAGGGAATAG